In the Paludisphaera rhizosphaerae genome, one interval contains:
- the pdhA gene encoding pyruvate dehydrogenase (acetyl-transferring) E1 component subunit alpha: MASVQTEAKPIVDESKALDWLRQMMLIRRFEERAEMLYQKGNKIGGFFHQYSGQEPVAVGSIGVLRPDDWVITAYRDHGHALALGMTARAGMAELLGKATGCSKGKGGSMHFFDVEKGMMGGHAIVGSHIPLAAGFAFASKYRGEDRVALCYLGDGAINQGGVHEALNMAALWKLPVIYIVENNLYAMGTSLTRSSAHQDLTIRCATPYGIPGHQINGNDIELMAKTTLECVEHARAGEGPSFIEAQTYRYKGHSISDPGKYRMRDELDSYIKKDPIEVYASILKKRGWIDDEAVETMREEVKAEIEEAIEFAEKSENPPLEAVYEDITAGPFSPQE, translated from the coding sequence ATGGCCTCAGTGCAAACGGAAGCGAAACCGATCGTCGACGAGTCCAAGGCTCTGGACTGGCTCCGCCAGATGATGCTGATCCGCCGCTTCGAGGAGCGGGCGGAGATGCTCTACCAGAAGGGCAACAAGATCGGCGGGTTCTTCCACCAGTACAGCGGCCAGGAACCGGTCGCGGTCGGCTCGATCGGCGTGCTCCGCCCGGACGACTGGGTCATCACCGCCTACCGCGACCACGGCCACGCCCTGGCCCTGGGGATGACCGCCCGAGCCGGCATGGCCGAGCTGCTCGGCAAGGCGACGGGCTGCTCCAAGGGGAAGGGGGGCTCGATGCACTTCTTCGACGTGGAGAAGGGCATGATGGGGGGCCACGCCATCGTCGGCAGCCACATCCCGCTGGCCGCCGGCTTCGCCTTCGCCAGCAAGTACCGCGGCGAGGATCGGGTCGCCCTCTGCTACCTGGGCGACGGCGCCATCAACCAGGGGGGCGTCCACGAGGCCCTCAACATGGCCGCCCTCTGGAAGCTGCCCGTCATCTACATCGTCGAGAACAACCTCTACGCGATGGGCACCTCGCTGACCCGCTCCAGCGCCCACCAGGATCTCACCATCCGGTGCGCCACCCCCTACGGCATCCCCGGGCACCAGATCAACGGCAACGACATCGAGCTGATGGCGAAGACGACGCTGGAATGCGTCGAGCACGCTCGGGCCGGCGAAGGTCCCAGCTTCATCGAGGCCCAGACCTACCGCTACAAGGGCCACTCGATCAGCGACCCCGGCAAGTACCGGATGCGCGACGAGCTGGACAGCTACATCAAGAAAGACCCCATCGAGGTCTACGCGAGCATCCTCAAGAAGCGCGGCTGGATCGACGACGAGGCCGTCGAAACGATGCGTGAGGAGGTCAAGGCCGAGATCGAGGAGGCGATTGAGTTCGCCGAGAAGAGCGAGAACCCGCCCCTCGAAGCGGTCTACGAAGACATCACGGCAGGCCCCTTCTCCCCTCAGGAGTGA
- a CDS encoding sigma-70 family RNA polymerase sigma factor yields the protein MGDSSKSKVDRRALGVLFNEGAIGPRSDADLLRMVATREKEIAEAAFATLIDRHGPMVLGVCRRILRNEHAAEDAFQAVFLVLARKAASVRAEDSLGRWLFGVARKVASRARRLAARQAPTISSTDRTPDNPASVVIREEIQRIVDREVALLPRKYREAAALCHLDGLSHEQAAEALGVPVGTIRSRLSRARDILRPRLIRRGLAPTAVAAWIGSPTASAAVPRGLMESTLAFAGPSTAVIPPAILALAAIEQASIALRKVAVLLTGTLISGGLTVGLMALATSQGPSNGPAISQVPASEAEKAKAPSLADEIQRLIREWLSNMDQRREMLKGLSREMLKGLSKEEAKQRLQQAGQPEAVAAFADRLINLVAAHPGDPGGRDGLLWVVNHRNSASVGDFGQAFNRAAYLLVRDYANDPEVARSGLDMYQAVARPRDVFMEGVYAVAENREARGLIRFGMARYLHAKAEHAEYLRTHPEPRRSGLAHNFDAQGTSTALNFDLTPERRGYDVHLRMLEPAALRGESERLLGEVAAEYGDIPYVTSWHRELERQLRERPAITINGRLEEKGIQAIERRLARPVPTLGEKAADLLDDWRNLSIGKLAPDVSGVDMDGRPINLSDHRGRVVALAFWDPNAVRGIPDLVKLAEKMKGRPFDVLGVCDDENVEEAKKVAQVQSMNWPNIVGEGRKIAERFHIEDSLIRLFIIDQEGIIRGRSIYATGVNPKLLEDLVAEAEAKAKD from the coding sequence ATGGGCGACTCGTCGAAGAGCAAGGTCGATCGCCGGGCGCTGGGAGTCCTTTTCAACGAAGGCGCAATCGGCCCGCGATCCGACGCAGACCTGCTCCGCATGGTCGCCACCCGTGAAAAGGAGATCGCCGAAGCCGCCTTCGCCACCTTGATCGACCGCCACGGGCCGATGGTCCTCGGCGTCTGCCGCCGCATCCTGCGCAACGAGCACGCGGCCGAGGATGCCTTCCAGGCCGTATTCCTGGTGCTCGCCCGGAAAGCGGCGAGCGTGCGCGCCGAGGATTCCCTGGGCCGCTGGCTCTTTGGCGTCGCCCGGAAAGTCGCCAGCCGGGCGCGGAGGCTTGCGGCACGTCAGGCCCCGACGATCTCATCGACCGATCGAACGCCCGACAATCCGGCCTCAGTCGTCATTCGCGAGGAAATCCAGCGGATCGTCGACCGCGAAGTTGCGCTGCTGCCCCGCAAGTATCGCGAGGCCGCCGCGCTCTGTCACCTGGACGGACTCTCCCACGAACAGGCCGCCGAGGCGTTGGGCGTCCCCGTGGGAACGATCCGCAGCCGCCTCTCCCGCGCCCGCGACATCCTCCGCCCCCGCCTGATCCGCCGCGGCCTGGCACCGACAGCCGTCGCCGCCTGGATCGGCTCGCCAACGGCTTCCGCCGCCGTTCCGCGCGGGCTGATGGAATCAACATTGGCTTTCGCCGGGCCGTCGACGGCGGTGATTCCGCCCGCGATCCTCGCCCTGGCCGCGATCGAACAAGCATCCATCGCCCTGAGAAAAGTCGCCGTCTTACTCACGGGCACCCTCATCAGTGGAGGCCTGACCGTGGGGCTTATGGCCCTGGCCACTAGTCAGGGCCCGTCAAACGGTCCCGCGATCTCCCAGGTGCCGGCCTCCGAGGCCGAAAAGGCCAAAGCACCATCGCTCGCCGACGAAATTCAACGGCTTATCAGAGAATGGCTCTCCAACATGGATCAACGAAGGGAGATGCTCAAGGGCCTGAGTCGGGAGATGCTCAAGGGCCTGAGTAAGGAAGAGGCCAAGCAACGGCTTCAGCAGGCCGGACAGCCGGAAGCCGTCGCGGCATTTGCCGATCGACTGATCAACCTGGTTGCTGCTCATCCCGGGGATCCGGGAGGTCGCGACGGCCTGCTGTGGGTGGTGAATCACAGGAATTCGGCCTCAGTCGGCGACTTCGGCCAGGCCTTCAACCGAGCCGCCTATCTTCTTGTCAGAGATTATGCCAATGACCCCGAGGTCGCGCGTTCGGGCTTGGACATGTATCAAGCCGTCGCACGTCCGCGCGACGTTTTCATGGAAGGCGTCTACGCCGTTGCAGAGAACCGGGAAGCCCGCGGGCTGATCCGATTCGGCATGGCCCGCTATCTCCACGCCAAGGCCGAACATGCGGAATACCTTCGAACTCATCCGGAGCCCCGACGCTCGGGCCTCGCCCACAACTTCGACGCTCAGGGGACCAGCACGGCCCTCAACTTCGATCTCACTCCAGAACGGCGCGGATACGACGTACACCTACGGATGCTTGAACCCGCAGCGCTGCGAGGCGAAAGCGAACGACTCCTTGGAGAGGTTGCAGCGGAGTACGGCGACATCCCTTATGTCACGTCCTGGCATCGAGAACTCGAGCGGCAACTGCGCGAACGTCCGGCGATCACGATCAACGGACGGCTTGAGGAGAAGGGTATCCAGGCCATCGAGCGTCGGCTAGCCAGGCCGGTTCCCACGCTTGGCGAGAAGGCGGCCGACCTGCTTGACGACTGGCGAAATCTGTCGATCGGGAAACTCGCCCCCGACGTATCAGGCGTGGACATGGACGGGCGTCCGATCAATCTCTCCGACCATCGCGGCCGGGTCGTCGCCCTCGCTTTCTGGGATCCCAACGCCGTTCGTGGGATTCCCGACCTGGTCAAGCTGGCCGAGAAGATGAAAGGGAGGCCGTTCGACGTTCTGGGGGTCTGCGACGACGAGAATGTCGAGGAAGCGAAGAAGGTTGCCCAGGTCCAGTCGATGAACTGGCCGAACATCGTCGGCGAAGGACGAAAGATCGCCGAACGCTTCCACATTGAGGATTCTCTAATCAGGCTCTTCATCATCGATCAGGAAGGGATCATTCGAGGGAGGTCCATTTATGCTACGGGCGTCAATCCGAAACTCCTCGAAGACCTTGTCGCCGAGGCCGAAGCGAAGGCGAAGGATTGA
- a CDS encoding pyruvate dehydrogenase complex E1 component subunit beta, whose protein sequence is MAVFSFREALNQAMTEEMERDDRVFLMGEEVAEYDGAYKVSQGMLKKFGPRRVIDTPISEEGFAGIGIGAAMVGLRPIIEFMTFSFSIVAIDQIVNNAANMRYMSGGQFSVPMVFRGSSGMAGCLGATHSHRLEAWYAQIPGLTVILPATPADAKGLLKTAIRSDDPVVFIEHEVLYPEKGEIPDGEHLVPFGKADIKRPGDDVTLITYSRSLKATLAAAEELAAKGVSAEVIDLRSIRPLDLETLVQSVKKTHRAVIVEEDWPYCGLGAGISDRIYREVFDELDAPILRVASSDAPIPYNKQLEASMLPSVPRILAAVDEVTYR, encoded by the coding sequence ATGGCGGTTTTTTCGTTCCGAGAGGCCCTCAACCAGGCGATGACCGAGGAGATGGAGCGGGACGACCGCGTCTTCCTCATGGGTGAGGAGGTCGCCGAGTACGACGGCGCCTACAAGGTCAGTCAGGGGATGCTCAAGAAGTTCGGCCCCCGTCGGGTGATCGACACGCCGATTTCTGAAGAAGGGTTCGCCGGCATCGGGATCGGCGCGGCGATGGTCGGCCTGCGGCCGATCATCGAGTTCATGACCTTCAGCTTCAGCATCGTGGCGATCGACCAGATCGTCAACAACGCCGCCAACATGCGCTACATGAGCGGCGGCCAGTTCTCGGTGCCGATGGTCTTCCGGGGAAGCTCCGGCATGGCCGGCTGCCTCGGCGCCACCCACTCGCACCGGCTGGAGGCCTGGTACGCCCAGATCCCCGGCCTGACCGTCATCCTGCCCGCCACCCCGGCGGACGCCAAGGGCCTGCTCAAGACGGCGATCCGGTCCGACGACCCGGTCGTCTTCATCGAGCACGAGGTTCTCTATCCCGAGAAGGGGGAGATCCCCGACGGCGAACACCTCGTCCCCTTCGGCAAGGCCGACATCAAGCGGCCGGGCGACGACGTGACGCTGATCACCTACTCGCGGTCCCTCAAGGCGACGCTCGCCGCCGCCGAGGAACTGGCCGCGAAGGGCGTCAGCGCGGAGGTGATCGACCTGCGGAGCATCCGCCCGCTCGACCTCGAGACCCTCGTCCAGTCCGTCAAGAAGACTCACCGCGCCGTGATCGTGGAAGAAGATTGGCCGTACTGCGGCCTTGGCGCCGGGATTTCCGACCGGATCTACCGCGAGGTCTTCGACGAACTCGACGCCCCGATTCTCCGCGTCGCCTCCTCGGACGCCCCGATCCCGTACAACAAGCAGCTCGAAGCCTCGATGCTGCCCTCCGTGCCGCGGATCCTGGCCGCCGTCGACGAAGTGACCTACCGCTGA
- a CDS encoding sulfatase family protein encodes MLAALAAAAIGSARGEAAKGKPNILFLLSDDQSYPYLGAYGSKSVRTPNLDRLAGQGMRFDSMFVTCPQCVPSRASLMTGRSPVSVRMVRFTSPLPADVVGLPDLLRKEAGYFTGVGGRTYHLDGPPAQGDRGAPVTNDVIERYNLRDFKNRVDYMEKGGPARWKTYGDHLTAFLDAAPKEKPWFFWLGYNDPHHPWNTVGKQGAVDPAKVEVPGDMPDLPGVREDLAKYAGEVEHLDDDVQSVLDVLQARGLADDTLVVFMGDNGMAFPLGKGALHDRGIRVPLLVRWPGVVAPGTATGDLVSGEDFAPTLLEAVGVAPPKSMSGRSYLKLLRGEPYEKRAHIFAERGPHGGDGGMKPDVSAATFDLARCVRSDRYKLIYNCTPHQPYGPVDSQKGPAWQAILQAHREGKLAPKFERAYFTNPRPTYELYDLQSDPDEMNNLAGKPEVAEAENKLKAALTEKMILDWDFLPLPVR; translated from the coding sequence ATGCTTGCAGCACTCGCGGCGGCGGCGATCGGATCCGCCCGCGGCGAGGCGGCGAAGGGGAAGCCGAACATTCTGTTCCTCCTCTCCGACGACCAGAGTTACCCCTACCTCGGAGCGTATGGGTCGAAGTCGGTCCGAACGCCGAACCTCGACCGGCTGGCGGGGCAGGGGATGCGGTTCGACTCGATGTTCGTCACCTGCCCGCAATGCGTCCCGTCGCGGGCGTCGCTGATGACGGGGCGATCGCCGGTGTCGGTCCGGATGGTCCGGTTCACCTCGCCGCTGCCGGCGGACGTCGTCGGCTTGCCCGACCTGCTTCGCAAGGAGGCGGGGTATTTCACGGGCGTCGGCGGTCGGACGTACCACCTCGACGGGCCGCCGGCCCAGGGGGATCGGGGCGCTCCCGTCACGAACGACGTCATCGAGCGATACAACCTTCGCGACTTCAAGAACCGCGTCGACTACATGGAGAAAGGGGGCCCCGCGCGGTGGAAGACCTACGGAGACCACCTCACGGCCTTCCTCGACGCCGCCCCCAAGGAGAAGCCCTGGTTCTTCTGGCTCGGCTACAACGACCCGCACCACCCGTGGAACACGGTTGGCAAACAAGGAGCCGTCGACCCGGCCAAGGTGGAGGTCCCGGGCGACATGCCCGACCTCCCCGGCGTCCGCGAAGACCTGGCGAAGTACGCGGGCGAGGTCGAACATTTGGACGACGACGTGCAGAGCGTGCTCGACGTCCTCCAGGCCCGAGGGCTCGCCGATGACACGCTCGTCGTCTTCATGGGCGATAACGGCATGGCCTTCCCTCTCGGCAAAGGGGCGCTTCACGACCGAGGCATCCGCGTCCCGCTCCTCGTCCGCTGGCCCGGCGTCGTGGCACCGGGGACCGCGACCGGCGACCTGGTTTCTGGCGAGGACTTCGCTCCGACCCTGCTCGAAGCCGTCGGCGTCGCGCCGCCGAAGTCGATGAGCGGTCGCAGTTACTTGAAGCTCCTGCGCGGCGAGCCCTATGAGAAGCGAGCCCATATCTTCGCCGAGCGCGGCCCCCACGGCGGCGACGGCGGCATGAAACCCGACGTTTCGGCGGCGACCTTCGACCTGGCCCGCTGTGTTCGGTCCGATCGTTACAAGCTCATCTACAACTGCACGCCCCATCAGCCCTACGGCCCCGTCGACAGCCAGAAGGGCCCTGCCTGGCAAGCCATCCTGCAAGCCCATCGCGAGGGAAAGCTCGCGCCCAAGTTCGAGCGGGCCTACTTCACGAACCCTCGGCCGACCTACGAGTTGTACGACCTCCAGAGCGACCCCGACGAGATGAACAATCTCGCAGGCAAGCCCGAAGTCGCTGAAGCCGAGAACAAGCTCAAGGCGGCTCTCACGGAGAAGATGATTCTCGACTGGGACTTCCTACCACTGCCGGTTCGCTGA
- a CDS encoding ABC transporter ATP-binding protein: MSSEVIIETRNLTKVYRDFWGRPKVQALKALDLQVQRGEIFGLLGPNGSGKTTTIKLLLGLLFPTEGEARIFNEPTSNVSKNERIGYLPEETYLYKFLNAEETLQFYGRLFKMPASERNKRVGQLIDMVGLSAAKHRQLREYSKGMQRRIGLAQALINNPELILLDEPTSGLDPIGTAEIKELIRDLREQGKTVVLSGHLLADMQDICDRIAILHRGELKELGKVTDLLTVQDVTQIRARNLPDAAINEIRDVIARHGAEQITVDHPTTTLEELFLRIVRESELHPGRRKVATAAPQEPAETTAKSS, translated from the coding sequence ATGAGTTCCGAAGTCATCATCGAGACGCGGAATCTGACCAAGGTTTATCGCGACTTCTGGGGACGCCCCAAGGTCCAGGCCCTCAAGGCCCTCGACCTCCAGGTTCAGCGCGGGGAGATCTTCGGACTCCTGGGCCCTAACGGCTCAGGGAAGACCACGACGATCAAGCTGCTTCTCGGCCTCCTCTTTCCCACCGAGGGCGAGGCCCGCATCTTCAACGAGCCCACCTCCAACGTCTCCAAGAACGAGCGGATCGGGTATCTCCCCGAAGAGACGTACCTTTACAAGTTCCTGAACGCTGAAGAGACCCTTCAGTTCTACGGCCGGCTGTTCAAGATGCCGGCCTCGGAGCGGAACAAGCGAGTCGGCCAGCTCATCGACATGGTCGGCCTCAGCGCGGCCAAGCACCGCCAGCTTCGCGAATATTCCAAGGGCATGCAGCGCCGCATCGGTCTGGCCCAGGCGCTGATCAACAACCCGGAACTGATCCTTCTCGACGAACCGACCTCGGGCCTGGACCCGATCGGCACCGCCGAGATCAAGGAGTTGATCCGCGACCTTCGTGAACAGGGCAAGACGGTCGTCCTCTCGGGCCACTTGCTGGCCGACATGCAGGACATCTGCGACCGGATCGCCATCCTTCACCGCGGCGAACTGAAGGAGTTGGGGAAGGTCACCGACCTCCTCACGGTGCAGGACGTCACCCAGATCCGCGCCCGCAACCTGCCTGACGCGGCGATCAACGAGATCCGCGACGTCATCGCCCGACACGGCGCAGAGCAGATCACCGTCGACCACCCGACGACGACGCTGGAGGAGCTGTTCCTGCGAATCGTCCGCGAGAGCGAGCTGCACCCGGGCCGCCGCAAGGTGGCGACCGCCGCTCCTCAGGAACCGGCCGAGACGACCGCCAAGTCCTCGTGA
- the acnA gene encoding aconitate hydratase AcnA: MPKSYGALTPLSVDGRTYQYFRLGALADHGLDVSKLPFSLKVLLENLLRFEDGSTVTADDVRGLAQWDPKAEPDREIAFRPSRVLLQDFTGVPAVVDLAAMRDAVKALGGDPKKINPLQPVELVIDHSVQVDEAGTPRALLVNAELEFERNRERYAFLRWGQNAFDNFKVVPPDTGIVHQVNLEYLARVVFVDDKAAEGSLAYPDTLVGTDSHTTMINGLGVLGWGVGGIEAEAAMLGQPVSMLVPQVVGFKLSGKLPEGATATDLVLTVTQMLRKKGVVGKFVEFYGPGLAQLPLADRATIANMAPEYGATCGIFPVDAETLRYLRLSNRPEATIRLVEEYYKAQGMFHDENTPEAVFSDTLSLDLSTVEPSLAGPRRPQDRVLLKESKTAFETSLKELLAARPSKAKPADQAQVDSASDSDLKHGSVVIAAITSCTNTSNPSVMLAAGLVAKKAVEHGLDVKPWVKASLAPGSKVVTEYLKSAGLDTYLDQLRFNTVGYGCTTCIGNSGPLPHEISETIQKKDLVAVAVLSGNRNFEGRINADVRANYLASPPLVVAYALAGTMDVDLASEPLGHDKTGKAVFLKDVWPTQKEVDDAVRTSVKSEQFHKEYSEVYQGDPAWRQLPTPEGDSFAWEDSSTYVKNPPYFEGMKLQPTPPKPIEGARVLAVLGDSITTDHISPAGSIKADSPAGRYLIGHGVKPVDFNSYGSRRGNHEVMVRGTFANIRLRNKLAPGTEGGWTRHLPDGEVMSIFDASEKYQAEGTPLIILAGKEYGSGSSRDWAAKGPKLLGISAVIAESYERIHRSNLVGMGIVPLQFEPGQNAESLGLNGEEVYRIEGADGKLADRVATARTVTVAAEKADGTVVRFPARVRIDTPQEVHYYENGGILQYVLRQLLTGTSEA; this comes from the coding sequence ATGCCCAAGTCGTACGGCGCCCTAACGCCGCTGTCGGTCGATGGTCGGACCTACCAATACTTCCGTCTCGGCGCCCTGGCCGATCACGGCCTCGACGTCTCGAAGCTGCCTTTCTCGCTAAAGGTCTTGCTGGAGAACCTCCTGCGGTTCGAGGACGGATCGACCGTGACGGCCGACGACGTTCGCGGCCTGGCGCAGTGGGATCCGAAGGCGGAGCCCGACCGCGAGATCGCCTTCCGGCCCAGCCGCGTGCTGCTTCAGGACTTCACGGGCGTCCCCGCGGTGGTCGACCTGGCCGCCATGCGCGACGCCGTCAAGGCGCTCGGCGGCGACCCCAAGAAGATCAACCCGCTCCAACCCGTTGAGCTGGTCATCGACCACTCCGTCCAGGTCGACGAGGCCGGGACGCCTCGAGCGCTGCTGGTCAACGCCGAGCTGGAGTTCGAGCGCAACCGCGAGCGCTACGCCTTCCTGCGGTGGGGCCAGAACGCCTTCGACAACTTCAAGGTCGTCCCGCCGGATACGGGGATCGTCCACCAGGTGAACCTGGAATACCTCGCCCGGGTGGTCTTCGTCGACGACAAGGCGGCCGAAGGCTCGCTCGCCTACCCCGACACCCTCGTCGGCACCGACTCGCACACGACGATGATCAACGGCCTGGGCGTCCTGGGCTGGGGCGTCGGCGGCATCGAGGCCGAGGCGGCGATGCTCGGCCAGCCGGTCTCCATGCTGGTTCCGCAGGTCGTCGGCTTCAAGCTTTCGGGCAAGCTCCCCGAAGGCGCCACGGCGACCGACCTGGTCCTCACCGTCACCCAGATGCTCCGCAAGAAGGGCGTCGTCGGCAAGTTCGTCGAGTTCTACGGCCCCGGCCTGGCCCAGTTGCCGCTGGCCGACCGTGCGACGATCGCCAACATGGCCCCCGAATACGGCGCGACCTGCGGCATCTTCCCCGTCGACGCCGAGACGCTCCGCTACCTCCGCCTCTCGAATCGGCCCGAGGCGACGATCCGCCTCGTCGAGGAATACTACAAGGCCCAGGGGATGTTCCACGACGAGAACACGCCTGAAGCCGTCTTCAGCGACACCCTGTCGCTCGACCTCTCGACCGTCGAGCCCAGCCTTGCCGGCCCGCGTCGTCCTCAGGACCGCGTCCTTCTCAAGGAATCCAAGACGGCCTTCGAGACGTCCCTCAAGGAACTCCTCGCCGCGCGTCCGTCCAAGGCCAAGCCCGCCGATCAGGCCCAGGTCGACTCGGCCTCGGATTCGGACCTCAAGCACGGCTCGGTCGTGATCGCCGCCATCACGAGCTGCACCAACACGTCGAACCCCTCGGTCATGCTGGCCGCCGGCCTCGTCGCCAAGAAGGCCGTCGAGCATGGGCTCGACGTCAAGCCGTGGGTCAAGGCGAGCCTCGCCCCCGGGTCGAAGGTCGTCACCGAGTACCTGAAGAGCGCGGGGCTGGACACGTACCTGGACCAGCTTCGGTTCAATACCGTCGGCTACGGTTGCACGACGTGCATCGGCAACTCGGGACCGCTGCCGCACGAGATCTCGGAGACGATCCAGAAGAAGGACCTCGTCGCCGTGGCCGTGCTGAGCGGCAACCGCAACTTCGAGGGCCGCATCAACGCGGACGTTCGGGCCAACTACCTGGCCTCGCCGCCGCTGGTCGTCGCCTACGCCCTGGCCGGCACGATGGACGTGGACCTGGCGTCGGAGCCGCTCGGCCACGACAAGACCGGCAAGGCCGTCTTCCTCAAGGACGTCTGGCCGACCCAGAAGGAAGTCGACGACGCCGTGCGGACCTCGGTGAAGTCCGAGCAGTTCCACAAGGAGTACAGCGAGGTCTACCAGGGCGACCCGGCCTGGCGACAGCTCCCCACTCCCGAAGGCGACTCCTTCGCCTGGGAAGATTCGTCGACCTACGTGAAGAACCCGCCGTACTTCGAGGGCATGAAGCTCCAGCCGACCCCGCCGAAGCCGATCGAAGGGGCTCGCGTGCTGGCCGTACTGGGCGACAGCATCACGACCGACCACATCTCGCCCGCCGGTTCGATCAAGGCCGACTCGCCGGCCGGCCGCTACCTGATCGGCCACGGAGTCAAGCCGGTCGACTTCAACTCCTACGGCTCGCGCCGGGGGAACCACGAGGTCATGGTCCGCGGGACGTTCGCCAACATCCGCCTGCGGAACAAGCTGGCTCCCGGCACCGAAGGCGGCTGGACGCGGCACCTCCCGGACGGCGAGGTCATGAGCATCTTCGACGCCTCGGAGAAGTACCAGGCCGAGGGGACGCCGCTGATCATCCTCGCCGGCAAGGAATACGGCTCAGGCTCCTCGCGCGACTGGGCGGCCAAGGGGCCGAAGCTGCTGGGCATCTCCGCCGTGATCGCCGAGAGCTATGAGCGAATCCACCGCTCGAACCTCGTCGGCATGGGGATCGTCCCGCTCCAGTTCGAGCCCGGCCAGAACGCCGAATCGCTGGGCCTGAACGGCGAGGAGGTCTACCGGATCGAGGGGGCCGACGGCAAGCTCGCCGATCGCGTCGCCACCGCCAGGACCGTGACCGTCGCCGCCGAGAAGGCCGACGGAACCGTCGTCCGCTTCCCGGCCCGCGTCCGAATCGACACGCCCCAGGAAGTCCACTACTACGAGAACGGCGGGATCCTTCAATACGTCCTCCGTCAGCTCCTGACGGGCACGTCCGAAGCCTGA
- a CDS encoding RNA polymerase sigma factor, which yields MDGLPDRLADGDAGAFVELYDKLADRLHHYLTARLGTRADADDVLQETFVRLARDRKRLGEVENLTAFAFVVARNEANRWLDGRRRHGETIAASAAALFHEAHADDRDAREAAEDVVQAMACLGPEDREIVEMRTYAGLTFREIGEVLGRPLGTVAARYRAALDRMRGWLVRERP from the coding sequence ATGGATGGGTTGCCCGATCGGCTGGCTGATGGGGACGCCGGCGCCTTCGTCGAGCTTTACGACAAACTCGCCGATCGATTGCATCATTATCTCACAGCTCGACTTGGGACACGAGCAGACGCCGACGACGTCCTCCAGGAAACCTTCGTCCGGCTGGCTCGCGACCGTAAACGCCTTGGAGAGGTGGAAAACTTGACCGCCTTCGCCTTCGTCGTCGCCCGCAACGAGGCCAACCGCTGGCTCGACGGTCGTCGCCGACACGGTGAGACGATCGCCGCCTCGGCTGCTGCGCTTTTTCATGAGGCCCACGCCGACGATCGCGACGCCCGCGAGGCGGCCGAGGACGTCGTCCAGGCAATGGCGTGCCTCGGGCCCGAGGATCGTGAGATCGTCGAGATGAGAACCTATGCCGGCCTGACCTTCCGTGAGATCGGCGAAGTTTTGGGACGACCCCTGGGAACAGTCGCCGCGAGGTACAGGGCGGCGCTCGACCGGATGCGGGGCTGGTTGGTGAGGGAGCGACCATGA
- a CDS encoding menaquinone biosynthesis family protein — translation MSTGETIIRVGHSPDSDDAFMFYALTHDRIDTEGLRFVHQLEDIQTLNGRALRGELEVSAISIHAFAYVAEKYALLASGASMGEGYGPKIVTRTPMTVEDLKGKTIAVPGKMTSAFLALQLALGKETPVVQMAFDAVLPAVQSGEVEAGVIIHEGQLYYQDKGLHQVLDLGVWWNEKTGGLPLPLGGNVVRKDLGAEMIDKIARLLKESIQYALDHRQEALEYALTYARDLDPALADEFVGMYVNQRTVDYGPEGRKAVKLFLDEGAEMGLVPGPLPIQFVG, via the coding sequence ATGAGCACCGGAGAGACGATCATCCGGGTCGGCCACAGCCCCGACTCCGACGACGCCTTCATGTTCTACGCCCTGACCCACGACCGGATCGACACCGAAGGTCTCCGGTTCGTCCACCAGCTTGAAGACATCCAGACGCTCAATGGTCGGGCTCTCCGCGGCGAGCTGGAAGTCTCCGCGATCAGCATCCACGCCTTTGCCTACGTTGCCGAGAAGTACGCCCTGCTGGCCTCGGGCGCGAGCATGGGCGAGGGCTACGGCCCCAAGATCGTCACCCGCACCCCGATGACCGTCGAGGATCTCAAGGGGAAGACGATCGCCGTCCCCGGCAAGATGACCTCCGCCTTCCTGGCCCTTCAACTGGCCCTCGGCAAGGAGACGCCGGTGGTGCAGATGGCCTTCGACGCCGTGCTTCCCGCCGTGCAGTCGGGCGAGGTCGAAGCCGGCGTCATCATTCACGAAGGCCAGCTCTACTACCAGGACAAGGGCCTGCATCAGGTCCTCGACCTCGGCGTCTGGTGGAACGAAAAGACGGGCGGACTCCCGCTCCCGCTGGGCGGCAACGTCGTCCGGAAGGACCTTGGGGCTGAGATGATCGACAAGATCGCCCGGCTCCTCAAGGAGAGCATCCAGTACGCCCTGGACCATCGCCAGGAGGCCCTTGAGTACGCCCTGACCTACGCGCGAGACCTCGACCCGGCCCTCGCCGACGAGTTCGTCGGCATGTACGTGAACCAGCGGACGGTCGACTACGGTCCGGAAGGTCGCAAGGCCGTCAAACTCTTCCTGGACGAGGGAGCGGAAATGGGTTTGGTCCCGGGCCCGCTTCCCATACAATTCGTGGGATGA